GATCAACCTATTGATTCTTATCTTTTGTATAAGGATGGAGATGAAGCAATGAATTCAGACAATGAAAGAACTGTAAAACCAATTGTTTTTAATGAGAAAGAAGATAAAGATTACGGAAATGCATTAGTTGCTCGTTCTCCTGCATCAGATCAATTTCTATATCCTTTGTTCAAAAAACTTTTTGAAACCTCATCTAACGTACAAGTAAATTTTCCGAATGGAAATCAGCAAGTAATTACACAATCGCATCAAGTTACTTATACTGATGATTTTGATATTATTGTAGAAGGACCAGAAACGAATTTAAAATTAGCTATTGGTCCGATTACTAAAGCCATGGAAAATGATGTTGCTCAAGAAATTAAAGATAGAAAAGTTGGTGTTGCAGAAGTTATTTGGAAGCAAGAAGATACTAATCACATAGCTCATATTCGTTTAAAGAATAGGAAAGGAAAATTTTTAGTATCATTGGACATTCCAAAAAATAATAGTACACTTTGGGAATATATTCTTAGTATTTACCTAAGTATGGATAGTAAAAACCCTAAAATAGTTTTACCTGTTGAACAATAAACAAATTAGCATATTAGGATGTGGATGGCTTGGTTTGCCTCTAGCAGAATTTTTAATCGATAAAGGTTATACCGTAAAAGGTTCTACAACATCGCAAACAAAGGAAAAAACACTTAAAGAGCGTAATATTATTCCTTTCGTGTTTAAATTAGGTGAATCGTATGATAAAACTTTGATGAATGATTTCTTTTCAGACAGTGAAGTAATTATCATCAATTTTCCTCCTAAGCGTATTCCTAATATTTTCAATGTATATCAAGAACAAATCAAAGAAGTATTACCATATATAAAACCAGAGCAAAAAGTAATTTTTGTTAGTTCTACTTCTGTATATCAAAATACAAACGATTGGGTTATAGAAACCATAGAAAACAAACCTGAAAAAGAATCAGGAAAAGCCGTTTTAGCTGTTGAACAACTTTTACAAGCGCATCTAAAAAATAATCTTACTATTCTTCGTTTAGCTGGACTCATTGGTTATGATAGAGTTCCAGGACGTTTTTTAGCAAAGAAAAAAGAAGTTTCAAATGGTAAAGCTCCAATTAATGTAATTCATCAAGACGATTGTATCGGATTAATTTATGCTATTATTTCTGAAAATGCTTGGGGAACTGTAATTAATGGTTGTGCTGATGAACATCCGTTACGAGAAACTTTTTATACTTTGGCTGCTGAAAAAGAAGGATTAATTCCTCCTGAATTTAAAGCATCTGATAGTATTGAATTTAAAAAAATATCAAACACAAAAAGTAAAACATTACTAAAGTATAACTATAAATATCCAGACCCTTTAATTCTTGTTTCATAAATGCAGAAGATTAATATTATAGGTGCCGGTCCAGGAGATCCAGAATTACTTACTGTTAAAGCTCATAAACTAATTACAGATGCTGATGTTATTTTACACGACAACTTAGTTTCTACAGAAATTTTAGCTTTAAATACTGCTGCTGAAAAAATATATGTAGGTCGAAAATTTGGAGATAAATCAGATCAAATTAGTAGACAAGATCGTATTAATCAATTATTACACGAACATTATTTAGAAGGTAAAAAAGTAGTACGTTTAAAATCTGGCGACCCTTATATTTATGGTAGAGCTGCTGAAGAAGCTCGGTATTTAGTACAACATGAATTACCTTTTGAAGTAGTTCCTGGAATTACTGCTTCAATTGCAGCTGCGAATAGATTAAATATTCCTATTACAGAACGAAATCATTCAAATGCAATGCTTATTTGTACTGCTCATACTGCCGATTATTCTTTTGAACAACTCAATGGAATTGCGCATATGCTTAAAGCAGGAAATACGATTTCTATTTACATGGGATTAAAAAGTTTACATCGAATCATTCCTAAACTTTTAGAAGTTTGTAAAGATGAAACGATCCCTGTAAACGCTATTTCAAACGTATCAAGAGAAAATCAACAAATTATTACAGGTACTTTAGGTAATATAGAAACTAAGATAGCCGAAAGTTCTATTCCTATGCCTGTAGTTTTTATTATTGGAGCTACTCCAATCTATTAAAACAAGACCAATGAAAGAAGGAATTTTATTATGCGGACATGGTTCTAGACGAGCGGCTGCCGTTACATCGTTTAAAAGATTAGTTACCGTTTTAAGGGAACGTTACGAAGATAAATATGAAGTTGATTATGGTTTTTTAGAATTTAACCATCCGACTTATGAAGCTGCTGTAGAGCGTATGTATTTAAACGGAGTTCGTAAAATATATGCTTTACCTGTAATTTTATTCGCGGGATCACATGCTAAAAATGATATCCCTTTTGAATTAAATACGTTACAAACTTACCATGATGACTTAACCATTTCTATGGCTAAACACATTGGTGTGAGTTCTTTTTTATTGGATTTATCAGTAAAACGTATCAAAGAAACTGAAGCAAAACTTTCTCCTGTAGACAGAAAAGATACTTGTTTAATTGTGGTCGGTAGAGGTACAACAGATCCTGATGCAAATAGTGATGTTGCCAAATTAATGAATATGCTTTGGGAAGGTTTTGGTTTTGGTTTTGCTACTGTTGGTTACAGTGGAACTGCTTATCCAAATATAAAAGAGAGTTTAGAATTAGTAAATAAATTAGGATTTAAACGTACAATCGTAATTCCGTTTTTCTTCTTTACTGGTGTATTATTAGAACGTATTTATGGAGCAGTTTCTGCTATGGATGAAAAATCTGAACATGAATACATATACACAGATCCTTTTGGGACTGATGAATTAATTCTAAAAGCTTTTGATGAACGTTTAAATGAAGCTAAAAATGGTATTGCTAATATGAATTGCCAGATGTGTAAATACCGAAAACAAGTTGTTGGTTTTGAAGAATATTTAGGTCAGGAACAAATGGGACATCATTTAAATGTTAAAGGTATTTTATTTGAAGAAGATGAAAAACCTGGAGAAAAGAAAGGTGGTTTTGGAAATACAATTAAAAAGATTTTGGGAATTTAATAAATAGAAAATTAATATGAATTCCCTATTTAATTTCCTACTCTACTCAAATATTCGCTAGAGAAATTCTTAACATAGTCATCTTCTGAATTTGTAAATTCCTTGGCTATTAGTAAAATTTTCATATGAATTTCATCTAAATCAATAGATGTATCGCTAATTGAATCCCATTCATTTATTGATTTTTGTTGAGTATTAGCAATAATTTCTCTCATTGAATTAAATCTTAATTGTTTATTTTCAGATTTAATTCCATCCAATAAAATATGTAATCTATCTTTGGAACGATGGCTAAAATTTCCTCTACCAACTGCAATTATAATTCGAGTTTTATTTTCATCTGTTGCTATATAATATTCCTTTGTTAATTTATCTAACGCTTTATCTCCAATAATACTCAGAGCCCAATTTGCCCTATCAACTACTGGATAAAAATCATCAAATAGTAAATTAAAAACATTATTAACAATGGATTCATTGGAATTTTTAAGAAAGTCTGAAAATTTATCTATCAAATGATAAATAGCAAAAAAGCGATTAAGATATTTACTATCTTCCAAAAGTTCAATTAGAACATTAAAAATTTCTTGATTCAGTAACTCTTTTTTAACGTTAGAAATTACTTTATGTTTATCTTTATCTGATCCCTCTCTTAAAACTTTTTTTAATTCTTCTATGGTCATATGTGCAAATTAAATCTTTTATACTTTTATCTATCCATAGTTGAAATAGATGGTACGTTATATTTAGGAATATTAACATATCCTTTATCTCTTAAAAACTCCATCCATGAATTAGCTTTATTAGACACGCCATAAATAAAATTATGTAGACTATCATTAAACTTCTTCTCCTCACCAAAATGGGTATTAAAATGTAGTTCCAATAGCTTTATAATAGAATAAACATGTATTTGTCGCTTATAATCTTTTCCTCCTGTAAAACCATCTACAATATCAAAATTTAGAATATCGTATATATTTTTAAAATTCAACTTTCCATTTTTCTTGTAAGGAATCTCAATTTCATCAAGATAAAATTCATAAAGTTGAAGTTCACTCATAGTTTCATAGTTACTCTTGAAATCATTAATAATTTTAATATCATAATCACCTAATAGACAAAAACCAAAGTCCCGAGATAAGTACTCGATCTTTTCATCATCTGTAATGGGTAATTTCTCGTAGAATTTTAATATAACTCCTAGATCCTTATAATTAGCATCTTTAAGTATTGTTTTAGTTAATTCTTCTCCTTCTGACTTTAATAAAACTATCTGTTTTAAAATCTCTTCAACCGATTTATCCTTTGATTCAAGTATTCCTATAAATTTATTCACATAAGGATAATTAAAACTATCTTTTTTCAATATGTTTTGATAAGCTTTAAGAGCTTTAATTATTTCATTTTTATACTCATCATTAATTTTTTTTGTTTTAATCCAATCTTTAAATTTAGTATTCCACATTAAACCAGAATACATTTTTCCTTTTTCAATAAGGGTAAAACTTTCAGATGAATTTTTAATAAAATTTATAATTTGTTTTGGTGGAATTCCATCAAACATGGACACAATACGCTCTATATCTTTAGGATTGAAAGTAATATTTTTAAAGTATTCTAGATCTTTAATCCCTAAAGAATCATCTTTTAATTTCAAATAAGAAATTTCATTTTGAGGTTTTATCTTAGAAAATGACGAAAAAATATTATTCTTATCTTTTTTATCAAAGTAATCTGACTCAAGTATTTTATTTATATCTTCTATGCTTATTGAATCTTTACTTTTTAAATTATTAATTTTATTTAAATAAAAAGTTCTACCCCAATTTTGATAATTTGTAGTGCTATTCTCATAAAATTCAATCCATTTATCAGCTGTTTTATGTTTATTTCTAAAATAACTACTAGATGATCTAGAGGATGAGACAAAATCCACTTCAAGTTTTGGATCTTTTGGTACAGGAAAAGTATGATCATGTATATGCTCTAAACAAGCTACCATTTTATCTGAAACTAAAACTTGGTAAGATATACTATGGTAATTCATATTTATATCATGCCTACTTATAACACCACTATCTATCAAAGTATTAACACCTAACGATTGTATAAGGTATGGCGTCATGTTTACATTAATATTTCGAGTAATAATTGTGATCAGTTTATTTGCTTCTTCTTTATTAGCATTAACTAAAACATCAAATATTTTTTTATAATCTTCTTCTGAATAGAGCTTAACTAAAAGAGCAGATTCAATACTTTTTTCACTAATATCATTTAAAAAATCAGACAATAAAATCATTGTTTTACTTTCTGTTTCGTTAACTGAAATATTAGTACGATGATTTAACGCTTTAAGAGCATTTTCTCTTATATCTTCATCTTCTTCAATCTCAATAAGATCCTTTATTTTTTGAATCGTTGAAGGTTTTGAATCAATAAATTTAAAAACATATTTATTAACATTTCCAATAATTCCTAACTTATCAAATAAAGCTGCTTTTTTAAGATAAAACCTTAATTCTTTTTTATTATCTACTATTTGATTCCAGTTTATAGAATACCATTTATCCAATATTCTAGAAACAGATGAATTAGCTTTATCATAAATTAAAGTATAATATTCAAGAGCAGTAATATCTTGATTTTTTAATGATTCAACTAATTTATTTTCTAATTGATATTTTTCTTTAAATGATTTTGTTTGGTCTAGTTGATTTATTTTTTTAACTAACTTTTCAGAAGGTTCGAAAACTATTTTATTTTTTTTACAATAATCAGTTAGCTCTACTAATTGTAACATAAATTTCTTAGCAAAACTTGGTAATTTTCTATTTATTCCACTAAAGATTGAAAGATTATATTGATTAATTTTATTTTTAACTTCTTCCGCATTATGTACTGTTAATTGCTTGTATGCATGTAGAGCTATCGAATCATTTTTACTATATAACTTTTTAAATAGACGAGTAAGTTGATCTGGTTCTAATATTTTATCTTTGATATTTTCAAATTGTCCTTTTATTGGATTCCACTTATAATCTTTGTAGTTATTGTACCAATAGACAAGATAATTTACTTTAGCTGTAGGATCATTATATGTACTTGTCCAATTTCCTTTTTCATCTTTAACTTCTAACTTTAAGCCAGTTTTATTCTCCATTATTTTCTTAATATTGAATTCAGACCGACCATAATGATCATTATAAATATGAACTTTTTGGTGTAATTGTGATCCAACATATCTTAAAGCTAAAGAATCATTTGAATTAAATATATCTCTTAGCGCATGGTAATTAATCCACCAGTAATCAGACGAATTCAATAAAACTGCTCCATAAAATTCTGCTATATTATCTGATTCAAAATCTTCATCATTAAAAACTGATTCATATCCAAATTTAATAAGTTCTTCTAAAGTCGCATAACTTGCCAATAATTGCTTATACTCTTTAGCTATATTTTCATAGCTCTGATTTTTTATAACTAAATCAATATTTGTTATCTTAGAAAGTGCAATAATACACTCATCAATACTGTATACATTATGGTCTCCCAATATTTCTACAATGAGCTTGGCTGATTCGATAGTTTCAAAGTGTCTTAAAGAATAACAAATTCCTGAATATATTTGTGTTTCTCTATCATTTTTTCCTTTCCCCCAATATCTACCTGCCGCACATTCTTTTAAAAATTCAAAAGCTTCATTAGTTCTTAATTTTGCAGCTTCTTCTATTTTCTCAATTATAGAATAATATCTTCCTTGGTCAACAAGTTTAAGTATATCTGACTTAATAGTCTTTAAAGAAGGTAACTCATCTTTTTCTTCATCAAAACTTCTCAAGCGATATTCTACATTTCTTTCACTAATTGGTACATTAGTAAACTTACTTAAGAAACCTGAATATTTAATTTTAGAATTATTCTTGTAAAGAAATTTTTTGAATTTTGTGGAAGTTAAAGAATCATTTACAGATAAACCTTTAAAATCTGTATAATAATATAAAATTGATAGCGCTACTTCTCTAAGATTAGTAGTATTTGTATTTTGTCCTCTTTTTCTTGTAAATGACCGTTTATTGTCTAAAAAATTAGATACATCAGATATTGCTTTTATATCCCCTTCTTCAACTAATTTTAAAAGGTTATCTAATTTTTCATTAAGTTCTTGACTCTGTTTATCTAATTGAGAAAATACAATAAAAGGCAAGTAACATAACAGTAATAGTACTTTTTTCATTCAAAACAATTTTTACTCTAATATATACTTTTTAAGTAGAAAAAAACTAATAGAAACTATAAAAATCTACTCCACAATCCCTTCTCCTTCGAGATATAAATCTTCTAATTGTTGTTTAATTTCATCTGAAGGTTCTTGCCACATACCACGCTGAATTGCTTCTAATAAACGTTCACTCATGTCTTTTAAAGCCCACGGATTGTTGTCTTTTATGAAAGCTTTATTTTTCTCGTCTAATAAATAACTTTCTGTGATACCTTCATACATAAAATCATCAATCAAGTTTGTAGTAGCATCGTAAGCAAATAAATAATCTAATGTTGCCGCCATTTCAAAAGCTCCTTTATATCCATGACGCTGTACACCTGCAATCCATTTTGGATTTATCACTCTTGATCGATATACTTTTAACAACTCTTCTTTTAAGGTTTTTACTTTTGGGGTTTCTGGTCGAGAATGATCTCCAAAATATACTTCAGCTTCACTTCCTTTTACAGAAGCAACAGCATTTGCTAATCCACCTTGGAATTGATAATAATCATCACTATCTAAAATATCGTGTTCTCTATTATCCTGATTATGCATTACAATTTGCATCGCTTGCAATCTGTTTGTAAATGATTCGTGTGCAGAAACACCTTTTTTAGAACTTCCATAAGCATAACCACTCCAATTGATATATACTTTGGCTAAATCTTCTTGTGTTTCCCAATTTTTCTCATCAATTACAGCTTGTAAACCTGCGCCATACGCACCTGGTTTAGATCCGAAAACTCTGTATAAAGCACGTTGTTTAGCTTCTTCTTGAGGTAAACCTTTAGCTTTCCAATCTTTTGTTTCTTCTAAAAATCGTTTACGAATCGGATTTTCCCCTAAAGATTCATCTAACCCAGCAACTCTAGCTATAGCAGTATTGAATAAATTAATTACATCTGGAAAAGCATCTCTAAAAAAACCAGAAATACGTAACGTAACATCTACTCTTGGTCGTTGTAATTTCAGTAATGGAATTACTTCAAAATCGCTTACTCTTCTATTGGCATTTTTCCAAATTGGTTTTACTCCCATTAAGGCAAATGCTTGAGCAATATCATCCCCTCCTGTTCGCATTGTTGAGGTTCCCCAAACAGAAATCCCAATAGTTTCTGGATAATCTCCATGTTCTTGGATGTAACGATCTATAATTAGTTTTGCACTCTTTTCTCCTAAACGAAAAGCAGTTTCGGTAGGAATTGTTCGAACATCAACTGAATAAAAATTACGACCTGTTGGTAATAAATCTACACGTCCTCTTGTTGGAGCTCCAGACGGACCAGAAGGAACGTATGCTCCGTTCAATCCTTCTAATAAATTTGTAATTTCTTCAGTTGTGTTGTGTACAGCAACTAAGGTTTTATGTTTTATCAGTGCTAAAACTTCATTTAGTTTTGGATAAGCTTCAGATAAAAAGTTTTCATCTAAAAATTGTATCAATTGTTGTTTTGCTATAGATTCTAATTGCTCAACAACTTGACCTACAGTTTTACAATCTTTTTCTCCAATCTTTATTTCTAACTTTTCAGCATAATCTAATGCTAAAATATTTTGTTCAATTCCAAGATCTTCGGCTAAAACTTGTGTAATTCCTTTTTGCTCATAAGTTGGCATTCTGTGTAAAGCAATTAATAAATCGATTAATTGTTCATCTACAGGAGCTTTTCCGAAAATATGCAAGCCATCTCGAATTTGTGCTTCTTTAAGTTCACATAGATATCCATCTAATTTTACCAAAAGTTCATCTACATCATCCGAAATAATTCCTAAATCAACGTTCAGTTTTGTTTCTTTAACCAAATTGGCAATTTCACACTCTAAAGCTTTTGATCGTTTCGGATCTAAATTTGAAGCTTCATAATATTCATCAACTAAATGCTCTAGTTTCATTAAACTTCCATAACTCTCCGCTCGAGTCATCGGTGGAATTAAATGATCTATAATTACCGCTTGATTTCTTCGTTTTGCTTGTGTTCCTTCTCCTGGATCGTTGATGATAAACGGATAAAAATGTGGTAACGCATCGAACAACATCGCGGGAAAACAAGTTTCTGGATCTAAAGACACACTTTTTCCTGGTAACCATTCTAAGTTTCCGTGTTTTCCTAAATGAATTACAGCATCTGCTTGATATGTATCTTGTAACCAGAAATAATAGGCCAAATATTGATATGTTGGCGCTAAATCTGGAGAGTGATAAATTGCTTGTGGATCTTGATTATAACCTCTGGAAGGTTGAATACTCACAAAAACATTTCCTAATAAAAATCCAGAAACGATAAAACCTTCTTCTGTGAAATAAGGATCATTATCTGGAGTTCCCCATTGTTCAATTATCTTTTCTTGTAACGTTTTTGAAATAGTATCAAATCGTTTTTTAAAATCATATAAACTATATAATATCGCATGAGGACGAGTTTGCGTTGTACTAATATCATTGGTTGTAACTTGTGTAATCCAATGCATTAATTCTGTTCCAGATTGCGGTAATTGTTCTCCTAAATTATAATTTGCTTCTTGTAATGCGTT
This genomic stretch from Tenacibaculum jejuense harbors:
- a CDS encoding SDR family oxidoreductase, which gives rise to MNNKQISILGCGWLGLPLAEFLIDKGYTVKGSTTSQTKEKTLKERNIIPFVFKLGESYDKTLMNDFFSDSEVIIINFPPKRIPNIFNVYQEQIKEVLPYIKPEQKVIFVSSTSVYQNTNDWVIETIENKPEKESGKAVLAVEQLLQAHLKNNLTILRLAGLIGYDRVPGRFLAKKKEVSNGKAPINVIHQDDCIGLIYAIISENAWGTVINGCADEHPLRETFYTLAAEKEGLIPPEFKASDSIEFKKISNTKSKTLLKYNYKYPDPLILVS
- the cobA gene encoding uroporphyrinogen-III C-methyltransferase, with translation MQKINIIGAGPGDPELLTVKAHKLITDADVILHDNLVSTEILALNTAAEKIYVGRKFGDKSDQISRQDRINQLLHEHYLEGKKVVRLKSGDPYIYGRAAEEARYLVQHELPFEVVPGITASIAAANRLNIPITERNHSNAMLICTAHTADYSFEQLNGIAHMLKAGNTISIYMGLKSLHRIIPKLLEVCKDETIPVNAISNVSRENQQIITGTLGNIETKIAESSIPMPVVFIIGATPIY
- a CDS encoding sirohydrochlorin chelatase, which translates into the protein MKEGILLCGHGSRRAAAVTSFKRLVTVLRERYEDKYEVDYGFLEFNHPTYEAAVERMYLNGVRKIYALPVILFAGSHAKNDIPFELNTLQTYHDDLTISMAKHIGVSSFLLDLSVKRIKETEAKLSPVDRKDTCLIVVGRGTTDPDANSDVAKLMNMLWEGFGFGFATVGYSGTAYPNIKESLELVNKLGFKRTIVIPFFFFTGVLLERIYGAVSAMDEKSEHEYIYTDPFGTDELILKAFDERLNEAKNGIANMNCQMCKYRKQVVGFEEYLGQEQMGHHLNVKGILFEEDEKPGEKKGGFGNTIKKILGI
- the cobN gene encoding cobaltochelatase subunit CobN gives rise to the protein MHLIATIPGGWNPDDDGVFYIEQKPGDIVFLSAGDTEIHTVNESYRTLYTQESDTLPSLRMTNLVYLKQELTIDNYVEDVLEKAKVIVCSLLGGISYYKYLVESLVELQEETNCVLLFIPAHEPDYELMKLSSVPLQTVHHCRQYLQQGGKANAINFLNYIRKNFFNQTVEVVSAEQIDDLFLYTFENGIVTQEELDSSLDHNQSTTILLAYRTHFLANNLEPLEVLSRSLLDQGIQPVVAFANNLRDPDTLVNLEKLMTNSGTRKIAAIINTTGFTIKSSDTTDFIFDRLGIPVLQAIFSTTNKTVWEEGMFGLPPTDIAMNVALPEIDGRIIGRAVSFKKEVQKDELTDSTIVKYEAHEPACEFMARLAKNWIRLQEKKNEEKRVAVILPNYPNKDSRLANGVGLDTPASCTVLLNALQEANYNLGEQLPQSGTELMHWITQVTTNDISTTQTRPHAILYSLYDFKKRFDTISKTLQEKIIEQWGTPDNDPYFTEEGFIVSGFLLGNVFVSIQPSRGYNQDPQAIYHSPDLAPTYQYLAYYFWLQDTYQADAVIHLGKHGNLEWLPGKSVSLDPETCFPAMLFDALPHFYPFIINDPGEGTQAKRRNQAVIIDHLIPPMTRAESYGSLMKLEHLVDEYYEASNLDPKRSKALECEIANLVKETKLNVDLGIISDDVDELLVKLDGYLCELKEAQIRDGLHIFGKAPVDEQLIDLLIALHRMPTYEQKGITQVLAEDLGIEQNILALDYAEKLEIKIGEKDCKTVGQVVEQLESIAKQQLIQFLDENFLSEAYPKLNEVLALIKHKTLVAVHNTTEEITNLLEGLNGAYVPSGPSGAPTRGRVDLLPTGRNFYSVDVRTIPTETAFRLGEKSAKLIIDRYIQEHGDYPETIGISVWGTSTMRTGGDDIAQAFALMGVKPIWKNANRRVSDFEVIPLLKLQRPRVDVTLRISGFFRDAFPDVINLFNTAIARVAGLDESLGENPIRKRFLEETKDWKAKGLPQEEAKQRALYRVFGSKPGAYGAGLQAVIDEKNWETQEDLAKVYINWSGYAYGSSKKGVSAHESFTNRLQAMQIVMHNQDNREHDILDSDDYYQFQGGLANAVASVKGSEAEVYFGDHSRPETPKVKTLKEELLKVYRSRVINPKWIAGVQRHGYKGAFEMAATLDYLFAYDATTNLIDDFMYEGITESYLLDEKNKAFIKDNNPWALKDMSERLLEAIQRGMWQEPSDEIKQQLEDLYLEGEGIVE
- a CDS encoding (2Fe-2S) ferredoxin domain-containing protein, which codes for MGKDVSKATTTFLFCDGGSCKKAKSEMAVREARAHLRNEGLWDSTHSIRTRCNGRCEDAPTWIVQPGNYWYKNVTPEKAVEIIDTHINEDQPIDSYLLYKDGDEAMNSDNERTVKPIVFNEKEDKDYGNALVARSPASDQFLYPLFKKLFETSSNVQVNFPNGNQQVITQSHQVTYTDDFDIIVEGPETNLKLAIGPITKAMENDVAQEIKDRKVGVAEVIWKQEDTNHIAHIRLKNRKGKFLVSLDIPKNNSTLWEYILSIYLSMDSKNPKIVLPVEQ